The following nucleotide sequence is from Citrus sinensis cultivar Valencia sweet orange chromosome 6, DVS_A1.0, whole genome shotgun sequence.
CTCCAAAGTCCATACTCATTTAGTCCACAAAGTTCAAAAATCAAAGTTCATTTAGCCCTCAAGGTCTAAAGGTCGAAAAAATAAGCCATAATTCAACGATCCAAGTTCCAATCCGGTTCAAGGAATGttttacaagaattttctaaggcaaaATGAAGTTTTCTTACAAGCTTTATGATAATATAGTGATTTcaggagaaaaaaaagagctaACTGAGatcttatgaaaataataataaaatgatgaagATAGAAATGAATggcaaaataaagaaaaatagacatcaaatttagaaaactccTTGACAACGACGccaaaaatttgacacgactcAAAAATGTTGATTAgtctcaagtataagagtgctTAGTTGTAGTAAACATGATGAGTCTGGGTTCGAGCCACAGGAAATCCATAAATCTAGTAGTCacttattaaacaaaaataattataaaaaagaaactaatagagatcaatttaaaaaaaaatgctaagaTTACGAGATTCATTCTTGGTTTTGAAATTATGGATATCATACtttctcttatttatattttgcatttttttgccaataattattatgctatttaatttttaattaaccttttatATGGATAAATATGAGATCAACTACTTAATGTGACACAGTTATATAAGAGTATCaatttgtcaaaatttcaTATAGATCCAAAGAGATCTAGATATGTAAATTAATATGACataaaagtaaacatataacaaataaaataaacttaaaactcacttgaaagagtaattaattctatgattTGAATCTTTGAGCTTTACCTTTCACCTCAGCTTAGAAAATTTAACcactcatattttaaaaaaaaaatagtcattttaGTTGATAAACTTTGTGAagtataatacaaaattaataataaaaggaaataaaagagaTTTTCCCCTAAAATTCATTCTAGATTTACACCCAAAATGCTCACGCCTAAAATCTACCAAacaattctctctcttttttttctttttcctaaaATCTAGCACACCCTCAATTGCAAGTGCTCTTACTTGAGTGATCAAGTGTTGGtatttacataatattttggTGAGTTTAAATCACAACCTTACAATGTGATACAATAATACAATCCAAGCGtcttaaattcaaattattgtgGATAGttggattttaaaaaaaaatcaatatctaAAATTAAAGTCAAAGTCTAACCCTTCTTTTGCTCATTTGTCAAAGTAGTTGAACTACCAAATTTGATGTATTAAATCTTGTACAGCATAGTGCATTTGAGCTCCGACACATGGCACAATCTTAACCATTCGGCAATAATGCCATATCAAAGGGCTAACAAATCTCCAACAGCTTCTAAGTTTTTATAATCCAAATTTCACGTCTTTTTTTGGGTCTAAGTATCATGATTGTGGAATTACCtacaaaaaactaaaaattatgctttaaaataaataaaaataaataattcataaaattggTTAGAGATTCATAAatgtaatgaaattattagtGTTATCAATACTgtggtaaaaaataataattttaaccttcattaaatgtatattttctagtgttaatcaaaatttacatgaaaaaaaaattgcatgaaaCATGCaacaattaaagtaaaatatgcAAAGGTGGACATTAAACATGAGTACaacataaatatgaaataaagtacAAGAAACGTATGACAGACGATGTTAAACATGCGATAAGAActtcaaacatgaaacatgtgagaaaagaaacatttgagggtatttaaaataataaagttgaGACAAGtaacaatatatttaaaaattttattgttaaatatgAGACATCgcatataaaataagaaataaatttatatattttattatataaatttttttctcttcatttttataagaatatatttttctttattttatattcattaatatttttttactattaatattattttttgacaatttttaatttaaaattaaaaaaaacaaccaattaacAAATCGATTACATCAAGTCTTTGGCTACCAATAACTCCACTCAACTAAATAAGAAGTTGGTGATCTTATATCCACTTGTCAAATTTTGTAAGCCCACCATAATCCGAAGAAATAATTacagaaattcaaaaaaaaaattaaaaataaagtatcaTATATAAGAGCTCATATTTTTCtagcaatttaattattttatattattagagtaaaataattggataaaatatattttaaaataatcctAATGGTAAAAAATgcctaaagaaaaaattacaataataatttaattaattaattataaaaaaatttcgttgacttttacatttaaaaaaataaaaatttgttgtaattattttcccaAAATACATtggatttacaaaaataaatggccAAACCCGAAAACCGACTGGGGCGTCTCGGATATAAATTTTCGGTCCCACCATCCTTCGTCCCTCTGTGTCTATTGCTTCTAGAATGTAGATACGTATATGTTATTATATTGGGAAATTTTCACTTAGTCCTCTCCATTGTTCTGTAAAAGGTTGGAAATTGGAAATGGAAGAGGCACAGACCGGAGAGAATCTACAgagaaggaagaagaaaagtaagaagaagaagaagaaagttgaagaagaaggaTTTGCAACAGTATCGGATTCGGAGGGTTTGGAAATccataagaagaagaagaagaagaagagaaaacatAGCTGTGTCTCTGCTGAAGAAATACAAGTCCGACGCTCTCCGTATTTTCAGAAGATACCCGAAGAAAAGCAGcagcagaagaagaagaacaagaagaaaccCTTAATTTCTGTGCCGCCAGAGGTGGGTAAGAGCAATGAAATTCTGCTGGATAAAGACAAGGAAAAGGAACCCTTATTAATTTCTGTGAAAccagaggaagaggaagatcAAAAGAAGAAGCCCAGAACCCAGTTGTTTGTAAAGATTGAAGAAGCGCTTTCCAGATACGCCTACAAGCATCATTGTGAGACTCTTAGGAGAAAGATTGGTTTCTGTCCCTTGAAAAAGCAACCGCTATGGTACAATGCTGAAAAAAAGGCTTCCCCATACTTTCAGAAACGAAAtacagaaaatgatgaaagaaAGAATCATGATATTGCTACTAGTAATACAATGGCGCGGCCGCATCATGTACAAGTTCCTAAGGTTAAGGTTTCTCCTTACTTTCAGAGGCAAAAAGCAGGAAATGTCGAAAGAAAGAATCATGATACTAGTACAATGGCACAAGCTCGAAAGGTTTCCCCTTactttcaaaatcaaaactcaacaacaccagcagcagcaactGTGCAAGTACATAAtcaacaacaagaagaaaaagagaaagatattgcagtgaagaagaaaaggagTAGAAGTGTTACTCTAACTGCGGCCCAGAAGCGAGATGAGGCTTACGAAAGAAAGCGTCCAGATAACACTTGGAATCCTCCGCGCTCCCCAATAGTGCTTCTCCAACATGAACATGTTCATGACCCTTGGAGGGTTATAGTTATTTGTATGCTTCTCAACAGAACTACTGGTTTGCAGGTACGTCATCTCATTGATATGCATTCATGTGAACATACTAATTGATATCTCATTGATATGCATTGATATGCATTCATGCATTCATGATATTACCAATGAAGTGATTGTTATGGCAACTCAATAGCAATGAAGTGATTGATATGGTAACTCAgcttaattaaatatgaggcCTTTAGttgtaattgatttttgaTGTATTTGAGATGAGATAATAAGTCTTGGCTTTCCATTGAAAAAGCTAGTACAgggattaaatatttaattaattatggcTCAGAAGTTGGATTTAAGCTATAAAAATGGACTATTTGACTGTGTCTGACAGAGCAAGTGGTTATCTAATACTCTGATtcaatcatcaataataaaGGAGCACCAACCATTTTCACATTATATCTTCAATTctgagattattttttatctcattcTTGAATTTTGGCTTTATGATTTCTTAAATTTCGGCATTTTGtgtcttcttttctttgaactATATTTACTTGGTAAGGTCCATATGGTTTCATGTGTTTAACATAATTTAGTCATTGTGAAAGGTTCTTAAGTATGGTATCCATGAACTTAGCAGTGTTTCAACGAATTCTGGatcaaatttttgaattgCTTCACTTTCTGGAGAAgtgattgaataatttttatgatatgttttttACTCATCTTCTCATGAGGCACTTTGGATATTTTCTGTTGTAGCAGTAACCATTAGTGTTGAGTAAATTTTCTGGTTAGTAGTGAATTTGCTGCATAATGTTATTCTTGTCGAGTCCTCTGGTACATTTTCCTCTCGTTTCTTTGAACTATAAATTGCAAGATGTAGTCAAGTTGCaggtttttatttcttatcttTGTCAGTTTTTTCATGCCCTCAAGTACAAGGTCACAACTCGATAGTGGTACAAAGCTACTCTAGACCTAGGTTGCGTGGCTGCAGTTATTGAATTCTCTGGTTATTAGTTTTGAGTTGCTGTTAATTCTTTACGATTCATGTCTTCTAGATAATTTGCATCTGATTTGCTTAAAATATATCTGGCAAAGGTGAAGTTAATGTGTCGCTTTGTACTCTTGTTAGTCAATATTTCAATGTCTTCTAGTACATTATCACAAATTTAAAGAGTGGTACATACAACTCTATATTAGATTGCATAGTTGTACTTCATTGTTACTGGTTGCATGATTTATTGGTTTATTACCCTGGAGAGTGTCACTTAATGTGTTTAGGACATAATATGTTATATAATGTCAATAGTCCTAAATAGCCAGTGTCACCCAATCCCCGTTATGAAGTGATTCCTTTTTCCATCTTCATAATGTTTAAGTATGTTATTCCATGAATCAAATTATGAGATTTTCTATTTCGAGCATTGATTGGCTTTATGGTTTGgtcaatttattcatattgcaatttttttttttttggggcacAACAGCTTCACATTCCAGTCATTAGAAGGCAGGAGTCATTGTGTAATGGAACCCACCTCATAGTGAATAGATAAAGGACACCCATTTTTGTCTTTAGGTTTGTTGGTCATTTGATAGTTTATTCAAGAGTTTATTGCTTTCCAAATCTGACCTGATTTGTTTGTTACTCCTCAGTTGCCTTAgaggattatttttatttcaaatgtcAAGGAGCACTTATTGTTCCCATGCCACATGACTATGATATTtacatgaattaattgaaaaaattttcaaatattactcagttttattttacagcTATTCATTTTCAGAACATTGATTTTAAAGAATGTTACCAGAGACAGTCTTGGATATGTAAAATgccaattaatttcaaaaccaCGATCTAGGAAACAATGAACAGATGCACCCTTATGTCTGTACTTACCAGAGACATTTTTTTGGATATGTAAAATGCCAATCAATTTTGAAACCATGATTTAGGAAACAATAAACAGATGCACCATTATGTTTGTACTTACTGAGTTTTACATAAAACTCACTTACTGAGCAACTGAATGAACACTTTTCTGGTTActctttttttctgttttgagGGGGGGAGAGGAATGTGTGATGCTGCAAAAAGCTCATGGAAGAATAAGGGTCTtcttttatgtatttgtttatttccttttccttCTTGGTTTTTCCCAATCAACTGGTCATGATTGAATTCTGGTTTGAGCAAAAGCATAAAATTTCCTATTCCTTATAAATATGCTGTGGATGAGGTGGCTCTGTTAAGAGACAAGGGAGTGTGATCACTCTCCCACATCAACTGTTTAGGCATGCTGTCGTGCTACTTCTTACAATGTTAGTTTTCGTATGGAATGCGAGTTAAAATGTATGGGGAATGCATATATTGTTGGACTGGTCCATTGATGATACGTAGGTTCTCAGacatacaaattttatgcTTTCTACAAAACCGTTGCTGCACgtaaagttatttttacttttcctGTTTAGTTTTGGtgtttcaaataattatatgcTACTTTATCAAACCAAAAGGAGGAGTTTTTATTTATGGCACAAATATATTCAATACGCCTAAAGGAGATTGCCATCTTATTGAAGGCGGGAAGAGTCATATCTGACCTCTTCACACTGTGCCCTGATGCGAAGACTGCTACTGAGGTTGATGCAGAGGAGATAGAAAAGATTATAAGCACTCTAG
It contains:
- the LOC102607342 gene encoding methyl-CpG-binding domain protein 4-like protein isoform X2, encoding MEEAQTGENLQRRKKKSKKKKKKVEEEGFATVSDSEGLEIHKKKKKKKRKHSCVSAEEIQVRRSPYFQKIPEEKQQQKKKNKKKPLISVPPEVGKSNEILLDKDKEKEPLLISVKPEEEEDQKKKPRTQLFVKIEEALSRYAYKHHCETLRRKIGFCPLKKQPLWYNAEKKASPYFQKRNTENDERKNHDIATSNTMARPHHVQVPKVKVSPYFQRQKAGNVERKNHDTSTMAQARKVSPYFQNQNSTTPAAATVQVHNQQQEEKEKDIAVKKKRSRSVTLTAAQKRDEAYERKRPDNTWNPPRSPIVLLQHEHVHDPWRVIVICMLLNRTTGLQAGRVISDLFTLCPDAKTATEVDAEEIEKIISTLGLQKKRAPMIKRFSQEYLGESWTHVTQLHGVGKYAADAYAIFCTGKWDRVRPTDHMLNYYWEFLVSTKGNL
- the LOC102607342 gene encoding methyl-CpG-binding domain protein 4-like protein isoform X1; the encoded protein is MEEAQTGENLQRRKKKSKKKKKKVEEEGFATVSDSEGLEIHKKKKKKKRKHSCVSAEEIQVRRSPYFQKIPEEKQQQKKKNKKKPLISVPPEVGKSNEILLDKDKEKEPLLISVKPEEEEDQKKKPRTQLFVKIEEALSRYAYKHHCETLRRKIGFCPLKKQPLWYNAEKKASPYFQKRNTENDERKNHDIATSNTMARPHHVQVPKVKVSPYFQRQKAGNVERKNHDTSTMAQARKVSPYFQNQNSTTPAAATVQVHNQQQEEKEKDIAVKKKRSRSVTLTAAQKRDEAYERKRPDNTWNPPRSPIVLLQHEHVHDPWRVIVICMLLNRTTGLQEEFLFMAQIYSIRLKEIAILLKAGRVISDLFTLCPDAKTATEVDAEEIEKIISTLGLQKKRAPMIKRFSQEYLGESWTHVTQLHGVGKYAADAYAIFCTGKWDRVRPTDHMLNYYWEFLVSTKGNL